From a single Aquarana catesbeiana isolate 2022-GZ linkage group LG09, ASM4218655v1, whole genome shotgun sequence genomic region:
- the LOC141107595 gene encoding uncharacterized protein, translated as MDGFNDHNFLPLFIDKYRELPCLWQVRHPHYNHKQKRQAALEKLLELVKPVVPTATIPYLKAKIGGLRSTYLREHKKVTDSQRSGAAADDVYVPRLWYYERLRFLPDHTEVRESLSTLPSTLPSIPAEASDVQPGASSQEEVEEPSWSQEDLSQEEVVECGSQEEAGIISVSQEEAGISVSQEEAGLSVSQEKPGTSRSLTESQVPPLRLPYKRARKATPSPVQDSAYRLIQEASASLRAFPSPEEAFACMAATKLQSMQEGQRKISEDLIYKVLRKGESGELTHKMDVIEIDDPPPPPAATTPPPQPKAGRKRGRKTKE; from the exons atggatgggttcaacgaccacaatttcctgcccctgtttattgacaagtacagagagctgccctgtctgtggcaagtgagacacccccactataatcacaaacagaagaggcaggcagcgctggagaaactgctggagttggtgaagccggtggtccccacagcaaccatcccttatttaaaagctaaaattggtggcctgaggagcacttatcttagggagcacaagaaggtcacagattcccagaggtccggagctgcagcagatgacgtttatgtccccaggttgtggtactatgagagactgcgatttctgccagaccacactgaagtcagggaatccctctccactcttccttccactcttccttccataccagctgaggcttccgatgtccaacctggggcttccagccaggaagaagtggaggagcccagctggagccag gaagacctcagccaggaggaggttgtggaatgtggcagtcaggaggaggcggggattattagtgtcagccaggaggaggcggggattagtgtcagccaggaggaggcggggctaagtgtcagccaagagaagcctgggacaagtcgcagcctgactgagtctcaggttcctcccctccgccttccatacaaaagggccaggaaggccactcccagtcctgtgcaggattcagcatacaggctgatccaggaggcttcggcgtccctcagagccttccccagtcctgaagaggcctttgcctgcatggctgccaccaaattgcagagcatgcaggagggccaacgcaagatctctgaggacctgatttataaagtccttcgtaagggggagagtggggaactgacacacaagatggatgtcattgagatcgacgatcctcctcctcctcctgctgccacaactccaccaccacagccaaaggctggaaggaagcgtggaaggaagaccaaagagtga